The genomic stretch AAGGCAGTGGTGATGGAAGTTCTCTATCATGATGGGCAATTGTGAGTTGGATCACCATGGTTTGACCCATGGATAATGAAGGGCCACATCACATATTAACAAACTAGAACTGAGTTGGGATTAGGGTGGACTTCCTACAAAGTCTTTCCATCAACATTAAGAGCCACACACAACAACTTTTTGAACAATGTCATACAGAGCAATGGTGACcatcagaaaataaaaaatgaatgtcCATAAAATCACTTACAGGAGAAGGTCTGGGAGCCCCGCATTTCTTGATGTTGCAAGTGGTTCTAAAGGCAAAGTTAACATTGTCACATTTGGGACAAATCCAATCCCCTTCATGCAAACCATCTGGCCCTATATGTACAAACAGACGCAGCTTGGTAAGATTATTTGCATATAGCCCCGCAGACAGATGCACAAAATGGAGTGTATTGAATTCTGGGTTTCATGCTAGGGAGaagtctttttcttcataagtgattgaaaatatcattaaaatgcTTGGGAGAAATCTAAAAGTATAAGAAAATAATAGGACTAAAATCAGGGCAAACACCAGGATATAATATGCAATCAAGCATCTTATAGGCCAAGTTATAAATAACTCCAGCAAGGTATATCGCACTATCATTAACCAAAGTTCTTAAGACAGAAAGAAATCTAtcaaataaatgagaaaaatcaaaaaatgacATGAGATGGAGGTATATGGAAAAAGTGACTATTAATACTGAAATTCTCACCAACTATAATTATTGCAAGACcagaaacataaacaaaaactaaaagaaagCCAAAAATAATGCATACAACTTCCAATAAATCACACAGAAAAATCTTCAGAACAAGAATCTGACAGCATCCCATATGAATATTAATGTTCAACATACAGCACTAGAATTACAGCAGGAATGAAAACTCGGAAAAAAAAGGTTACGATAAATTTGTGCAAATACCTCCACGACGTTTACGAGAGGCAGGATTATCAGGTAATACTCCTCCTGCCCATGGAGGCCCCTGAAAGCCAAATCCATGTCCATTGAGAGCAGGCCCTGAACCATAGCCCATGCCTGATTCATTAAAAAACTACCAGTTATACACTCAGATGAAACAAATTTCTACCCTAAGCATGCTATACATGCTAaaaataattcattataaaacagAATGCTACACATGCTTGACaaaaatgtaaaaacatgaaTCCATCGAACACAAAACATATGTTAGTGCTCCATCTGCAGGTGACCTTTCCCCTAGATTCTACCCTAAGCCAAAACTCAACCTAATCAACACATTATGCAGCTACTTAAAAGTATTTTGGCCCAGGTCATTGCAGGAGCCTGATCATGAATGCAATAATGTACCATAGTGCTTAATGATAAATCTCACACCTGTCTAGTCCCCCATTTAGCTCACTTCTATATCCACACCATTAGGGGCGGTGGCTGGGGATTGAGTTTAGCCAAGCCAATTTCCATCCATACCAATAATAATTGTAGCagtataaatttctttttcattcttaCAGAAAAAATCATTTGTCGTGTACATGTGTTAGGATACTTGAACTAGCACTTTATAATTTCCTCATGATAACTTAATTTCTAGATATAGAAGCTTCGtctatatataaaacaattatTCATAAACCTCTTTCTTTTCAAATCTGTTGCATTCAATGCCTCTGAATCTTATATTTTCTATTAAGTACATTTATTATGAAAGTTTCTAACCATTTCTTTACACATCTAATGGCAGTGAATCTTTCCTCCACTCTTTAAGTTTCCATGAATACCAAAATGTTTCTTTATTCTGATTCTGAAAagaatatacaagagaaaaagtaCCTCCATAACTTCCAGGTGGAAATGTAGGCACAGGACTATATGGTCCATGAGCGCTTGCAGGGGCACCATAGTCATACCGCATTCCATGAGCACTTGCAGGGGCACCATAGTCATATCGCATTCCATGGGCACTTACAGGGGCACCATAGTCATACCGCATTCCAGAAGGTGGTACTGGGTATCCATACCTACTAGACACTCCATATGGCAGAGCAGCACCAACGCCTCCAAAATATAACGGAGGAGGGGTGTTATAAGGACTAAATGGAGCAGGCTGCAGAAAAAACCAATTATATAGTACACTAGTATTCAAAGTAAAAGTAAGATGACATTGAATTTCAgctataaattacaaattaaaaaataaaaaataaaaaataaaaagattatatgaagtatcttaattttttcataaaataaagtaGGTTACTAAAGGACTCCTATCTGGCATCTGGCAATTATAGCAATAGCATGAACAATAAGCTCTTGCCATCGAGCTTTGAAATTCACTAAGTAAAACTATACAAAACTACTGTGCATCTGTGAATAAGTTCTTCACAGAATAAATTGTTGCACTGACTCGACTGAAACTTCAGTGTATACTTAGCACCAGTATAAAGTAGCCATAACCAGAAGTATCACAGCAAAAGATGAAGTGGTTATACAGTGCATGAAAGAGGTGATGCTGTGGCTCCTGCCAAAGATGTAGCCAATGGCAGCAGCAACAGACACGGCAGCAAGTGATAGATGAGGAGGAGGTGTTAGGACCATCAAAACACTCGAACTCCTATAAAATCTATCCCTCTGttttattaacaaaattaacaagTCAAAACACTACAAGTCATATCAAATCTATCCTTCTATTTTATTGAAAAGTTAAAGATTTGTGAAGATACATTTATCAACCAAAGCTCATCCAATCTAATGTAAGCTTGAACCTGAACCTCCCCATATCATGTTCTTTCTTGATATTAGAATCTATCCCACGTATTGCAGGACTTGCTGCCAGTAGCTTAATCAGAGCATTCTATTGAAAACCAATTAATTCAAAAGCTGGGAT from Corylus avellana chromosome ca1, CavTom2PMs-1.0 encodes the following:
- the LOC132187699 gene encoding ranBP2-type zinc finger protein At1g67325-like, producing MASTKVDNNRGPFGSKRSRNDGSRSDGDWTCPKCGNVNFGFRIVCNREKCGAPRPPATPPAPFSPYNTPPPLYFGGVGAALPYGVSSRYGYPVPPSGMRYDYGAPVSAHGMRYDYGAPASAHGMRYDYGAPASAHGPYSPVPTFPPGSYGGMGYGSGPALNGHGFGFQGPPWAGGVLPDNPASRKRRGGPDGLHEGDWICPKCDNVNFAFRTTCNIKKCGAPRPSPGPNQSNTGAPEGSWTCVKCGNLNYPFRTVCNRKDCGNEKPASGK